From Gimesia panareensis, the proteins below share one genomic window:
- a CDS encoding ROK family protein — protein MSTDSVQPKSVYWAGFDLGGTKMLAKIFDSQYKTLGKKRRKTKGHAGVELGLERMAQTIHQALEEAGLTPAELAGIGVGCPGPLDLEQGIIFEAPNLGWYNAPVKQVLEKEFGCPVVLCNDVDAGVYGEYRFGAARGAASTLGIFPGTGIGGGAVYRGQLIQGSKSSCMEIGHIKVLPEGPQCGCGQHGCLEVLASRLAISAAAAQAAYRGDAPKLRSLAGTDLSDIRSGILASSVKGGDESVRKIILRAAEYIGIAAGNLVHTFSPEVIVLGGGLVEAMPDLFVEAVSEATQHNVMPTFKDSFKVVAAQLGDDSTVMGVAAWAQKVIQEQSSSEIKTQV, from the coding sequence ATGTCTACTGATTCCGTTCAACCCAAGAGCGTCTACTGGGCAGGCTTTGATCTGGGGGGCACCAAAATGCTCGCTAAGATCTTTGATTCGCAATATAAAACTCTGGGAAAGAAACGCAGAAAAACCAAGGGACACGCAGGGGTTGAGCTCGGTCTGGAGCGGATGGCACAGACGATTCATCAGGCCCTGGAAGAGGCGGGACTGACTCCAGCCGAACTCGCGGGAATTGGCGTCGGCTGTCCGGGCCCCCTGGATCTGGAACAGGGCATCATTTTCGAGGCCCCCAACCTGGGCTGGTACAATGCCCCGGTCAAGCAGGTCCTGGAGAAAGAGTTTGGGTGTCCCGTCGTGCTGTGTAATGATGTCGATGCCGGCGTTTATGGAGAATATCGCTTTGGTGCGGCCCGGGGGGCGGCTTCGACACTGGGCATCTTCCCCGGAACCGGCATTGGCGGCGGTGCCGTCTATCGGGGGCAATTAATCCAGGGAAGCAAAAGCTCCTGCATGGAAATCGGTCATATCAAAGTTCTGCCCGAAGGTCCCCAATGTGGCTGTGGTCAACATGGCTGCCTGGAAGTACTGGCCAGCCGACTGGCGATTTCCGCCGCGGCAGCTCAGGCTGCTTACCGGGGCGATGCTCCCAAGCTGCGCTCGCTGGCCGGAACGGATCTGTCTGATATCCGCAGCGGCATCCTGGCATCCTCGGTCAAAGGGGGTGATGAAAGTGTCCGTAAAATCATTCTGCGTGCCGCTGAATATATCGGCATCGCGGCCGGTAACCTGGTCCACACCTTCTCTCCCGAAGTGATCGTGCTGGGAGGCGGACTGGTCGAAGCCATGCCGGACCTGTTCGTCGAAGCCGTCTCCGAAGCGACACAGCATAATGTCATGCCCACATTCAAGGATTCATTTAAAGTTGTTGCTGCCCAGTTGGGAGATGATTCCACCGTCATGGGCGTAGCCGCCTGGGCTCAGAAAGTGATTCAGGAACAGTCCTCCTCAGAAATTAAAACGCAGGTATGA
- a CDS encoding Gfo/Idh/MocA family protein, translating into MSEVTRRSFLQTSAGAVAATSLLGNTSRADVNGKIRVAVLGVNGRGRTHIKAVGDVDGADVVLLCDPDEQVLAKRAAEFEKKYGRKVETETDMRKVFDRDDIDVVTVATPNHWHSLATIWACQAGKDVYVEKPGSHNLFEGRKMIEAADKYKRIVQHGVQLRSQPAIQEAVEHLRKGTIGKVYMARGLVFRWRPSIGHKPDEKAPAYLDWNLWQGPAQETNFSRRYVHYNWHWTWDYGNGDVGNQGVHETDMCLWGLDVKLPSQITAMGGKFLWDDDKVTPEVLTTNYFYPEEHKMIQFEVRPWCTNTEDGATVGNIFYGSEGYMVIKGYKSYETYLGQKREPGPKNSGDDPVVAHFTNFMDAVRSRKAETLNGPVETAHTSSGIAHLGNIAYRLGRQLNFDPKTEQFVNDPEADKYLTRQYRKPFVVPNEV; encoded by the coding sequence ATGAGTGAAGTCACACGTCGCAGTTTTCTGCAAACCAGCGCCGGGGCAGTGGCAGCAACGTCTCTGCTGGGAAACACCTCCCGGGCAGATGTGAATGGAAAAATTCGAGTCGCCGTTCTGGGTGTCAACGGTCGCGGGCGGACCCATATCAAAGCTGTGGGCGATGTCGATGGCGCAGATGTGGTACTGCTCTGTGATCCCGATGAGCAGGTGCTGGCCAAACGCGCTGCTGAATTTGAAAAGAAATATGGTCGCAAGGTCGAAACAGAGACCGATATGCGGAAAGTCTTTGACCGTGATGATATCGACGTCGTCACCGTAGCGACTCCCAACCACTGGCACTCGCTGGCCACCATCTGGGCCTGTCAGGCCGGTAAAGACGTTTATGTGGAAAAACCGGGTTCTCATAACCTGTTCGAAGGCCGCAAGATGATTGAGGCGGCAGACAAATATAAACGCATCGTGCAGCACGGCGTTCAGTTGCGCAGCCAGCCTGCGATTCAGGAAGCTGTCGAGCACCTGCGGAAGGGCACGATCGGCAAAGTCTACATGGCCCGGGGCCTGGTCTTCCGCTGGCGTCCTTCGATCGGACACAAGCCCGATGAAAAGGCACCTGCCTACCTCGACTGGAACCTCTGGCAGGGACCTGCCCAGGAAACCAACTTCTCACGTCGCTATGTGCACTACAACTGGCACTGGACCTGGGATTACGGTAATGGTGATGTCGGCAACCAGGGCGTGCACGAAACGGACATGTGCCTCTGGGGCCTGGACGTCAAACTGCCTTCGCAAATTACCGCGATGGGAGGCAAGTTCCTCTGGGACGACGATAAAGTTACCCCGGAAGTGCTCACGACGAACTACTTCTATCCGGAAGAGCATAAAATGATCCAGTTCGAAGTCCGCCCCTGGTGTACGAACACCGAAGATGGTGCGACCGTCGGGAACATCTTCTATGGTTCAGAAGGGTACATGGTCATCAAAGGTTATAAATCCTATGAGACCTACCTCGGACAGAAACGGGAACCCGGTCCGAAGAACAGCGGCGATGACCCAGTGGTCGCGCACTTCACCAACTTCATGGATGCTGTCCGTTCCCGCAAAGCGGAAACTTTGAACGGTCCGGTTGAAACCGCACACACCAGTTCGGGGATTGCTCACCTGGGTAATATCGCCTATCGACTGGGACGGCAGTTGAATTTCGATCCGAAGACCGAACAGTTTGTGAACGATCCGGAAGCAGATAAATATCTGACCCGTCAATATCGCAAACCGTTTGTCGTTCCCAACGAAGTTTAA
- the ppk1 gene encoding polyphosphate kinase 1, with the protein MAPKTSNYLNRELSWLEFNQRVLDEAHDPEIPLLERLKFLAITSSNLDEFFMVRVGGLHLLQASGNTSTDPSGMTPKETLEAVSLRAHQMMVDQYQCLLQEIEPPLAEAGFQRVNPLELTDSQRRIVEHVFRDEIYPVLTPMAVSADMEFPYLVNHTLNIVVRLSPDEKSEQPQDRFALIPFGRTEFRFITLPSEGGYQYLPMEDAVCLFIEHFFRGEEVLESIPFRVTKNMDVSLQDEFASDLLHQMEDMLDQRKQGDCIRLEIAESVSVETLEFLERGLGVLDENVYRIPGPLDLTAFMRLTDISGFDSQKDTSWPPQPSPEVNPRISMFENIARQDILLCHPYESFEPVVRLVEEAAVDPDVLAIKQILYRTSKHSPIVAALIRAAEQGKHVTAIVELKARFDEARNIEWAKNLEHAGVQVIYGVKGLKTHAKICCIIRREPHGIQRYLHFGTGNYNDATAKIYSDISYFTCDEVLASDAVNFFNSITGYSIPQKYQKLEAAPISLRDKLLDLIHHETERKKQGQKARIVAKINSLVDPEIIDALYEASEAGVKVKLNIRGICCLRPGVSKLSKNIEVVSIIDRFLEHARILYFYHGGDERVFISSADWMPRNLDRRVELLVPVEEENCRNKLIKILNSYFEDNAKARVLNSDGVYERITPNKEKNLVRCQEVLYEEAVTAIKQAEQASRTVFEPHMAPEEQ; encoded by the coding sequence ATGGCCCCCAAAACTTCGAATTACCTGAACCGCGAATTAAGCTGGCTGGAATTCAATCAACGCGTTCTGGACGAAGCCCATGACCCGGAAATCCCGTTGCTGGAACGCTTGAAATTTCTGGCGATCACCAGTTCCAACCTCGACGAATTTTTCATGGTCCGGGTGGGCGGGCTGCACCTGCTGCAGGCCAGCGGGAATACGAGCACCGATCCGTCCGGCATGACACCGAAAGAGACACTGGAAGCCGTCAGTCTGCGCGCTCACCAGATGATGGTAGATCAGTATCAGTGCCTGCTGCAGGAGATTGAACCGCCGCTGGCCGAAGCCGGTTTTCAGCGTGTGAATCCCCTGGAGCTCACCGATTCACAAAGGCGGATTGTGGAACATGTTTTCCGGGATGAGATCTATCCGGTGCTGACACCGATGGCCGTCTCAGCGGATATGGAATTTCCCTACCTGGTCAATCACACACTCAACATTGTGGTCCGGCTGAGTCCCGATGAAAAGAGCGAACAGCCCCAGGACCGGTTTGCGCTGATTCCTTTCGGACGCACCGAGTTTCGCTTCATCACCCTCCCTTCCGAAGGCGGTTATCAGTATCTGCCGATGGAGGACGCAGTCTGTCTGTTTATCGAACATTTCTTCCGGGGCGAGGAAGTTCTGGAAAGCATTCCCTTCCGCGTCACTAAAAACATGGACGTCAGTCTGCAGGACGAATTTGCATCAGACCTGCTGCACCAGATGGAAGACATGCTGGACCAGCGGAAGCAGGGGGACTGCATCCGCCTGGAGATTGCGGAATCCGTTTCCGTCGAAACCCTCGAATTTCTGGAACGGGGACTGGGGGTCCTGGATGAGAATGTATACCGCATTCCCGGTCCACTGGACCTGACCGCCTTTATGCGGCTGACGGACATTTCAGGCTTCGACTCCCAGAAGGATACCAGCTGGCCTCCACAGCCCTCCCCGGAAGTGAATCCGCGGATCAGCATGTTTGAAAACATTGCCCGCCAGGACATCCTGCTCTGCCACCCTTATGAAAGTTTTGAGCCTGTCGTCCGCCTGGTCGAGGAAGCGGCTGTCGACCCCGATGTGCTGGCCATCAAACAGATTTTGTACCGTACCAGTAAACACAGTCCCATTGTAGCCGCCCTGATCCGGGCCGCGGAACAGGGCAAACATGTGACCGCGATTGTGGAACTCAAAGCCCGCTTTGACGAAGCCCGGAATATCGAATGGGCCAAAAACCTGGAACACGCGGGCGTGCAGGTGATTTACGGTGTCAAAGGCCTGAAGACCCACGCCAAAATCTGCTGTATCATTCGTCGCGAGCCGCACGGCATTCAGCGTTACCTGCATTTTGGGACAGGGAACTACAATGATGCGACTGCCAAAATCTACAGTGATATCAGTTACTTTACCTGCGATGAAGTGCTCGCCTCCGATGCGGTCAACTTTTTCAATTCGATTACCGGCTATTCGATCCCGCAAAAGTATCAGAAGCTGGAAGCTGCCCCGATCAGTCTGAGAGACAAACTGCTGGATCTGATCCATCATGAAACGGAGCGCAAGAAGCAGGGACAGAAAGCGCGGATTGTGGCCAAGATCAACTCACTGGTTGATCCGGAAATCATCGATGCCCTGTACGAAGCATCCGAAGCCGGCGTGAAGGTCAAACTGAATATTCGCGGCATCTGCTGCCTGCGTCCCGGTGTCTCCAAGCTCAGCAAAAATATTGAAGTGGTCAGCATCATCGACCGCTTCCTGGAACACGCCCGGATCCTCTACTTTTATCATGGGGGCGACGAACGGGTTTTCATCTCCAGCGCCGACTGGATGCCCCGCAACCTGGATCGACGGGTGGAACTGCTGGTCCCCGTCGAAGAAGAAAACTGTCGGAACAAACTTATCAAGATTCTGAACAGTTATTTCGAAGACAATGCCAAGGCCCGCGTGCTGAACAGCGACGGCGTCTATGAGCGGATCACACCGAATAAAGAAAAGAACCTCGTCCGCTGCCAGGAAGTTCTGTATGAGGAAGCGGTCACTGCAATCAAGCAGGCAGAACAGGCAAGCCGAACCGTCTTCGAACCGCACATGGCCCCGGAAGAACAATAA
- a CDS encoding Ppx/GppA phosphatase family protein — protein MNTKDSPPAEASGGSSRLESTPNRLIAVIDIGTGAIRMAIAEIKEDGTVYALERLSQAVTLGKDTFQTRNIQKSTMEECVRILKSYRRRLDEYQITRDDQIRVVATSAVREADNRLAFTDRIFIATGFEVSPLDEAEVNRITYQGIRPYLTAKPNLDEAQTIVTEIGGGTTELLLVQEGNVLFSSNYRLGALRLREMLKGYRVPLSKERTIMENQIERVIQQITHEVPGDKSIKLVVLGGDVRFALAQLRPDDEIPDPGNSPDELDRLKVSELSKFTDKILQKNEDELVQTYHLSFTDAETLGPALLAYTKLAEAYQQKYIYVTKANFRDGLLKEMADQNNWTDEFNQQVIRSSVDFGKRFDFDETHARHVAFLADTLFQSLQNEHKLDAKNRLLLYTASLLHEIGIYINQRGYHKHSMYLISNGNLFGLGQSDLLLVALIARYHRRASPKATHPGYSTLDRFSRIAIAKMAAILRVADALDYSYSQRVQEIECEIIQGQLIISIPHVEDVSLEQIALVEKGPLFEEVFGLKVHLRKKQ, from the coding sequence ATGAATACAAAAGATTCCCCGCCAGCTGAGGCGAGTGGCGGATCCAGCCGACTGGAATCCACGCCCAATCGTTTAATCGCTGTGATCGATATCGGCACAGGCGCCATCCGCATGGCCATCGCCGAGATCAAGGAAGATGGTACGGTCTATGCTCTGGAGCGTCTCTCGCAGGCGGTGACGCTGGGGAAGGACACCTTTCAAACGCGGAACATCCAGAAATCCACGATGGAAGAGTGCGTGCGGATTCTCAAAAGTTATCGCCGCCGCCTGGATGAATATCAGATCACGCGCGACGATCAAATTCGCGTGGTCGCGACCAGCGCGGTCCGTGAAGCGGACAACCGCCTGGCGTTCACCGACCGGATTTTTATCGCGACCGGTTTCGAAGTCTCACCGCTGGATGAAGCGGAAGTCAACCGGATCACCTACCAGGGGATCCGGCCTTACCTGACCGCCAAGCCAAATCTGGATGAAGCCCAGACCATCGTCACGGAAATTGGCGGCGGCACTACGGAACTGCTGCTCGTCCAGGAAGGGAACGTACTGTTCTCGAGCAACTACCGACTGGGGGCGCTCCGTCTGCGGGAAATGCTCAAAGGCTATCGGGTGCCACTCTCCAAAGAACGCACGATCATGGAGAACCAGATCGAACGGGTCATCCAGCAGATCACCCACGAAGTCCCCGGCGACAAATCAATCAAGCTGGTGGTCCTGGGGGGAGACGTCCGGTTCGCCCTGGCACAACTCCGCCCTGACGACGAAATCCCGGATCCCGGCAATTCACCTGACGAACTGGATCGCCTCAAGGTCTCCGAGCTGAGTAAGTTCACCGACAAGATTCTGCAGAAAAATGAAGACGAGCTGGTACAGACCTACCATCTCTCCTTCACCGATGCCGAGACCCTCGGGCCGGCCCTGCTGGCCTATACCAAGCTGGCCGAAGCTTACCAGCAGAAATACATTTACGTCACGAAAGCCAACTTTCGCGATGGACTGCTCAAAGAGATGGCCGACCAGAATAACTGGACGGACGAGTTCAATCAGCAGGTTATCCGCTCCTCCGTCGATTTCGGCAAACGATTCGACTTTGATGAAACACATGCCCGACATGTCGCATTTCTGGCGGACACCCTGTTTCAGTCCCTGCAGAACGAACACAAGCTGGATGCCAAAAACCGGCTGCTGCTTTATACCGCCTCGCTGCTGCACGAAATCGGAATCTACATCAACCAGCGCGGCTACCACAAGCATTCGATGTACCTGATCAGTAACGGCAATCTGTTTGGTCTGGGACAGTCTGACCTGCTGCTGGTGGCATTGATTGCCCGTTATCACAGACGGGCTTCACCCAAAGCGACACACCCGGGCTATTCCACGCTGGACCGGTTCAGTCGGATTGCGATAGCCAAGATGGCTGCGATCCTCCGTGTGGCTGACGCACTGGACTATTCCTACAGCCAGCGCGTTCAGGAAATCGAATGCGAAATCATCCAGGGGCAGTTGATCATTTCCATTCCGCATGTGGAAGACGTTTCGCTGGAGCAGATCGCGCTCGTGGAAAAAGGACCATTGTTCGAAGAAGTCTTCGGGCTGAAGGTCCATTTGAGGAAAAAACAATAA
- a CDS encoding MotA/TolQ/ExbB proton channel family protein: protein MYFQFPCEKCSKKLKVRDENVGKKVRCPYCHHTMLVKKPETPIIDTSVDVSTSSGSSAGKSAASSRPTQKSASSGWADGTEVSLSKSGLIAIAVSVVYLALMFPIRNYYLGELFLDRGLVPYALVFLMSWSGTILVLKYFKLVKQKDSMLFDTLPTDISEEISEKTVPKFIEHVRNLPVDTRESFLVNRVLRGLEHFRILKSSAEVSSRLQSQSEIDATAVDSSYTILKVFIWAIPILGFIGTVIGISAAVGGFSGGMDKAQDISALKDSLGSVTGGLSTAFDTTLVALVMSMLVMFPSSSMQKSEEDLLNWVDEYCNENLLKRLKEPDHAGGGGDDKDYRRLIQKTIDKAMANHHAELQTWLEKLEGIGNTLSQSVMKSWGKIDEKIRAQQEEQLTQVQNVVKQLESVEEKMTALQAAHTAHLEKMNGEATEMAEAAGTLSQSFNGVQQGLNGLNTVLTNLGEKQVLIQQVEAPRKRWGLFGNSRKVR, encoded by the coding sequence ATGTATTTTCAGTTTCCTTGTGAAAAGTGTTCCAAAAAACTCAAAGTCCGCGATGAGAATGTTGGTAAGAAAGTTCGTTGTCCCTACTGTCATCACACGATGCTGGTCAAAAAACCTGAGACTCCCATCATCGATACTTCGGTCGATGTGAGCACCTCCTCCGGGAGTTCCGCCGGCAAGTCGGCTGCCAGCAGTCGCCCCACTCAGAAAAGTGCTTCCAGCGGTTGGGCGGATGGTACTGAAGTGAGCCTCTCCAAGAGTGGTTTGATTGCGATTGCTGTTTCCGTTGTCTATCTCGCACTGATGTTTCCGATCCGGAACTACTATCTGGGGGAACTGTTTCTGGATCGGGGACTGGTGCCCTACGCGCTGGTCTTTCTGATGAGCTGGTCCGGCACGATTCTGGTGCTGAAATATTTTAAGCTGGTCAAGCAGAAGGACTCGATGCTGTTTGACACACTGCCGACCGATATTTCAGAGGAGATCTCAGAGAAAACGGTCCCTAAATTTATTGAACATGTGAGAAACCTGCCCGTCGATACGCGTGAAAGCTTCCTGGTGAATCGCGTCCTGCGGGGACTGGAACATTTCAGAATCCTCAAAAGCAGTGCTGAAGTTTCCAGCCGTCTGCAGTCACAATCAGAAATCGATGCGACCGCCGTTGATTCGAGTTATACCATTCTGAAGGTCTTCATCTGGGCCATTCCGATCCTCGGGTTCATCGGAACCGTGATCGGGATTAGTGCTGCCGTCGGCGGATTCTCGGGAGGGATGGATAAAGCCCAGGATATCTCCGCTTTGAAAGACTCTCTGGGAAGCGTGACGGGCGGTTTGTCGACCGCGTTCGATACGACGCTGGTCGCTCTGGTGATGAGTATGCTGGTCATGTTCCCCAGCAGTTCCATGCAGAAATCGGAAGAGGACCTGTTGAACTGGGTTGACGAATACTGCAATGAAAACCTGCTGAAACGGCTCAAGGAACCCGATCATGCCGGAGGTGGTGGAGATGATAAAGATTATCGACGCCTGATCCAGAAAACCATCGACAAAGCGATGGCCAACCATCATGCCGAGCTGCAGACCTGGCTCGAAAAACTGGAAGGGATCGGCAATACGCTGTCTCAATCTGTGATGAAATCCTGGGGGAAGATCGACGAGAAAATCCGGGCACAGCAGGAAGAGCAGCTGACGCAGGTCCAGAATGTGGTCAAGCAACTGGAATCTGTGGAAGAGAAAATGACCGCGCTGCAGGCGGCACACACGGCCCATCTGGAAAAGATGAATGGCGAAGCAACGGAGATGGCCGAAGCAGCCGGCACGTTGTCACAGTCATTTAATGGCGTCCAGCAGGGCTTGAACGGTCTGAACACCGTGTTGACCAACCTGGGGGAAAAACAGGTGTTGATTCAGCAGGTGGAAGCACCCCGTAAGCGCTGGGGGCTGTTCGGAAATTCGAGAAAAGTTCGCTAA